Genomic window (Ananas comosus cultivar F153 linkage group 1, ASM154086v1, whole genome shotgun sequence):
CAGGAGCAAGACGCTGCTGCGGCCCACAGCCTCCAAGACTTCCACCAACTCCACCTCAGTAGCACCACCACCCACAACTTCCTCCAGCCGgcagccgcggcggcggcggccctcCACAACCTGATAAGCTTGGACTCATCATCTCTCGAGCACAGCACCGGGTCAAACTCGATCATCTACAACAACAACGGTAACGTGAGCGCGAGCAGCGGGAGTTATCACGGCGTCGTGGGTGACGGGCACGGCGGTGGATTCATGGTGCCGATAAGCACGGTGGTGGCCGATCACCAGAGCCACCATGCCACTGCTGCTAACCAAGGGAGCTGTACTATAAGCAGCTTCGGAGACGTCGACGAAGGGAAGCATATGTTGTATCATGAGAATATGTTTGGGAATGATCCGGACCCGTATGCCGCTAGTAGAAACAGTTTCTATCTGTCGCAGAATTCACTATTGGCGGTCGGAAATAATAACTGGATGAGTAGtactgcggcggcggcggcggcctcgaCACAGGCGGTGGCCTCGACGCAGGCCGTGGCCTCGAGggctaacaacaacaacatggCCGTGTGCAATAACGGAGGAGCACCTCTTTTCACTGTGTGGAATGATGCATGAGTTAGAAGGAGATCGAGGGAGGAGGTTTAATTTATAGCACTAGAGAATAGAGAAGTTGATACAGTTCCCtacttttatcatcttttttttttaaaaaaaaattgtccttCTGAAGTAGGTTGGTGATGGCTTGTGAGGGTTAATTAGGGAGAGTTTTGATGATCTTCACTTGCTGTTATTTTTGGGGATGTCGCTCGGAAGGATAAATGGAATCTATTTGGAAAGAGCTCTCTGTATATTAATATGGGCAATAACTTCATTACGTAGATATATGCATATATCTGCCGCATTTAAATTGGAAAATTGATTTTACATCCACCTTATAATTAAACTCGTCGTTTAATTTGTTAACAGGAAATTAAAAAAGTCAAACTCTTTTAGTAATACTTTTATCTAAGATGCTGGTAAATTAGTAtgcatgtgattttttttttttttacatgaaattaattaagatatatatatatatatatagagagagagagagagagagagagagagggggggaggggggctgagctctgtgcttccaagtcgtttttgatgttgggactttcgaatcgacaatcgatttcgttaaacttgatctagagtatttgaagtaccaaaaaaataaatttttcgatttttcgatattatttgcctagtaatcgaaggggctcaaaattaacgactggataaaaatcttataaaatatgatgatatgaaattaaaattttagatcaaaataatattaaacttgttttatatagtataaaagaattttctattaaaattttacgtgattgaatatttctatacagttaaatttacaaatgggCTCACCACGGtcaataaaattattgattttgagctccttcaattactagacaaatgatatcgaaaagcaaattctttttttctaggtacttcaaatactttaaattaaatctaacggagccgatcattgatttgaaagtCACAACATCGCAAAAGATTTGAAAACACGAAGGCTTCATACTTTCAGAAGTATACCGgcctcgctatatatatatatagagctaggttgATATACTATCGATGGCACGGAgtcctctgtgctaccaagttattttcactGATGCaactttaaaatcaataattgactccattagacttgatctacatattaaaaatatttgaaaactaaattttataaaaataattttaatccaaataaatattcaatCCTTCCGGATTCAATTTTCATAGTCTGGATTGGAAAAAGAAGTGATTGGAAAATTCCCATTCTACTtgagaatcggaatcggaatggaacacTTGTGTACCAAACACTCACAAACGGATTCGTCCGTTTCGATTTCAATTCCatagtgaaaaaaaaacgaACCAAATACGCCCCAAGGGAGAtcattaattgttttttttttttttttgagagaaaggtagcatgttacttgtttcgtttattttatttaaaaataaatttagctaaaaatgtgaatcaactagaatttgaatttgaatctcgAATATTAATCAGCAAGCCTTTTTGCCACCTGCGCTAGAGATAGTACGGTGAGATCCTTAATTGTTGCGGAGTATTATACTCTATCCGTATCTTTAATCGCTGTACGACTCTTCTCACCAACGACCACGTGAGCGAGTCAACTACCAACCATTCACGAAATCACCTAATTCACGCACGTGTCCCTCGCTTTGGAGACACCTAATCCCGCGGGCCCCACCACATCCTAATCCAAACCCCTCCCCGCTAATTCCCCTTATAATCCAACGGCCCCGGTCGCTCCCCCGCTCTCAATCCCGGATATGCAATCACACTCGATCCGCTGCTTCTCGATCTCGACTCCACGTCGTCGTAAATAATCCATCAAACAAACAAATCTCTCGCACTTTCCAGCTTGTACGAATCGCGACACGCCATTCATTTATCAGTGCCCTAGCTCAGTATCTCCTCTTCGATCCACTTCGACCTCGACCCCTCTCGATCCCTCTCGTTGTTCTCTTCATCGGAGGGATTAGGGCATGTTctgggggcggcggcggaggggcggcggaggaggaggggatggGGAGAGGGAGCCGGTTCTTTTGGTGTCGGGGATGGGGGGTTCGATCCTCAACGCGAGGAGCAAGAAGAAGAGCAAGTTCGAGATTCGGGTGTGGGTGCGGATCCTCCTTGCTAATCTCGAGTTCAAGAAGTATCTCTGGTCCATCTACAACCTCGACACTGGTGAGTACCAATCGCCCCTGATCATCTCGCCCTGTTACTTACTGTTTGTTTGATGGATCTGGGGCCTCTTCGGCCCCGCTTCTTGCTTTTTCTGAAAGCACCAGCTAGTTTCTAGTAGCGCGGTTCGtaaagtgacaaaaaaaaaaatggagcttGTGCTGTGGCAGGAAGCAGAAATGAGCTTCCGAGCTTCAAAGATGGAAGCTTTAATCTAGTGCTCCTGGTTCTTCTGCAGTTTGGGTCTTCTAATCCAGTGCTTCTCCTCATAGCACTTCGTCGAGCTACGCTACGCACTACACTCAAAAGCAgggccaaacgggcccttaacTAATGGCCTTATATGCGGGAGATGTGAGCGTAGCAGTTTTATATCGAGTAAAGGTGGTCCCCTTTGGTGTGCGTCAGTGTGGGAAAACAAGTGGGTTAACATTTGGGTTTTGTGCTTATGTGGGAAAATAAGTAATTGGTTGCAATTTATGTATACTGTTATTTAACCAGCAGGTATGTTGCTTTGGCAGGATACACTGAGTCTCTTGATCCGGATGTAGAGATCGTAGTTCCGGAGGATGACTATGGGTTGTATGCTATTGACATTTTGGATCCTTCGTTGGTAAGTTGATCTGCTGATGATTAAGAAAATTGTAGGTTAaatatgttggcttaaatgggccggAGGCCGGATTGggccaagtcacaatcgagatccgtagGCGTTGtatttgtacgctttaagtgaattgattgtatatttctaagcttttgggattaatggttagcgctaaCGATCCGACAAAAGATTTGTTGATCATCAGTAGAATATCCTAATGCCCATGAGGCTGTATAAAGCCAAATGAGATTGCACAAGATTGCCAATTCTGCTAACATTGGAATTACATATGCTGATCAAGCCAAATGAAGAGGCAAATATAATACTTtggaaactaaataataaaaatataatactttGCTGCCGGTTTAATCTGTTTATTATTACGGTTAATATCTTAAAGAGCAATTGATTTAAACTCTACTATTTTTTAAGTATTAGATTTCACATCTCTATGTCCTGAATTTGTTGCTTCATTCTTGAAAACGCTCTCCTTTCTTGAAAATGCCCGTGCTGTGTAAGTAAAATTTCGAAACTTACATTTGATAGCCATTTGATAACAATGAAAAGGAATTTTGTCATGCAATAAGTTTTCTCATTGGTATGTACTGATTTTCTAATGTCCTTCAATTTGACACTTCTGATTTTCCAGTTTGTGAAATGTTCGCATCTGACCGATGTATACCATTTCCACGATATGATTGAGATGCTAATGGAGTGTGGGTATAAGAAGGGAACTACATTATTTGGGTACGGTTATGACTTCCGACAAAGCAACAGGTAAGATGTTCAAAGCTACTAAACGTAGACTTTTTGTAGTTTATGAATGAATCGCCTCTACCGTGATGTATATGAGCAGAGTACTTCACTATCATTAGCTAATTTCTGTAGAATTGTAGATGATTACTGCATTAAGTCTTTTATGCTATTGGCAGAACAGATAAGGCAATGGATGGCCTAAAAATGAAACTTCAGGCAGCATACAAGGCTTCAGGAGGGAAAAAAGTAAATATAGTTTCACATTCAATGGGCGGGTTGCTTGTCCAGTGTTTCATGTCACTACATGCTGATGTGTGTATATCTTCTCTGTTAAAGTTTCTTGGTGATAAAGCTGTCTTGCTCTTTCATTGCTTTCTAGTTGAAACAGAGAATTTCGATAATCTGAACTGAAGTCTTGAAAAATTTGTCAGGTATTTAAAAAGTACATAAACAAATGGATTTGCATAGCATGCCCTTTTCAAGGTAAATTACTATACAACAGAAACTTTACCTTATCAGTTAAGGTCTGATCTATGGTTGATTGTCTAAATGTTGAACATTCTGAATCTTATTCTTGATTTATTGCTTATTAACAGGTGCTCCAGGATGCATCAATGATTCTCTCTTGACGGGCTTGCAGTTTGTTTATGGATTTGAAAGCTTCTTCTTTGTTTCTAGATGGAACATGCACCAACTGGTGATTCCTTGACTTCATGTTCCTTAGGCTGAGCCAATAGAATCAACTTCTTCTATCATGATTGTGGACTAGATTGGTGATAGAGAAAGATACATTATGCACTTAGTTCTTTTACAATAGATTATTGATGAATTTGCATACACTAAATTTGTATTCAAACTTTTTGGATTTATTACTCTTAGGATAAAGATAATGCTCCTGAGCTCATCGACTTTCCATTGACAAATTACTTCGATCCTTTTCgcatttttttgatattgtgGCAACTTCGTAGATGGATCTTCTgtgccttttttttgtttttcagatGGAGGATACAGTTGTTCAATAAAGAACATTAATTTTGCATAGGGATCCTAAATGTCAATATTTCTGCACAAAATTGTATCTCTCGTGCATTTTATCTAGACAAGGGTGGGTGGGTTACATATGACGCGTACAGAAACCTCTTCAATTTTTTGTTATATGCTATTGTGTCTGACTATCTTCTAGTAAGCAAAAATATACTGAGTGATTTTCTGTGATTTGCAGTTGGTCGAATGCCCATCTATCTATGAAATGCTACCAAATGCAAATTTTAAGTGGAAGCAATTGCCGCTTGTTCTGGTTTGGCGAAAGCAGTCTGGAGAGACGGAAGAAGTTGAGTTGGAGGAATTTGATGCAACTAAGTGTGCTTCTTTGTTTGAGGAAGCTTTGAGGAATAATGAGGTATTCACCTTAGTGCTTATTAATCAGAGAATTCTCTACCTAGGAATATGATTGTGGGACTTTATCGTCTGTTACTCTGAAGCTATATATACGATGTTGGATTGAATCTGAACTCTAAAAGATGCAGAAAGTGATTCAGGACTAGTAGATTATTTTCTGCCCTCTCATATTTAACAAATTTCTGCGAAACTCAAGTTTGTATTTGTTATTCTGAATTTTACCTTtcctctgtatttttttttttgttttttttcaattaGCTGTGTGTGAGGCTTCAGATTTGATCTTAGATTTAGCTGCTTAAATGAGCGCATTATTCATCTACGCCATTTTGTTATTCATATCATTATTCTTATACATCACTTTGTTATTGTTTACACGGGTAAGACTCTTTGAGCAGTTAATACTGTTGTGTTAAATCTGAACatctattttgttcttttttatgtATAGCTGAATTATAATGGCAAGTCAGTTGCTCTACCattcaattttgaaatattcaaGTGGGCTGCTGATACTCGCCAGATTCTTGACAAAGCTCAATTGCCAAACACTGTCTCCTTCTATAACATTTATGGGATATCATTTGACACTCCATTTGATGTTTGGTACGTTACTTGGACTCTTTATTATTCGGAACACTAAGTATAATAGCTACTTCTGGTTTTATTACATTAATTCTGATGATGTCCAGCTGCCCAGGTTATTGTGTTCCTTACATTCACCTTACTGGAATTTCTTTCCTGTGATTAAGCTTGGTTTGATGTGCTTCTGCGGTAGCCATATGATTAATAGAATATAGTTTATTTGTATTATCAATACATAGGTTCAGATGTTTGGACATAGTCATGTAGCACTCAACCAGGTTTATCAAAAGCAGCGTACCTTGCAGTATCTACAGCAATATTTTAAGTCAAAGTGAACCGAATATTGGAGTACTACATGTAGTTTTGAATCGTTCTGTAGTCTTGCCAAtagtagaaaacaaattttgGGCATTTCTGTAAATTCAAGTTGGCTAGTTGAGTGTCTGCGTATCTTCGTCCCTGTGCGCAAATATGCAATTTCCAAGACCTTATTCATTATAATTCACACTGCTCTACTGATCTTCTATCAGATGCCTGATTACAAGATTCACTATGTTAACACTACCCATTCGCCAAT
Coding sequences:
- the LOC109720750 gene encoding phospholipase A(1) LCAT3-like produces the protein MFWGRRRRGGGGGGDGEREPVLLVSGMGGSILNARSKKKSKFEIRVWVRILLANLEFKKYLWSIYNLDTGYTESLDPDVEIVVPEDDYGLYAIDILDPSLFVKCSHLTDVYHFHDMIEMLMECGYKKGTTLFGYGYDFRQSNRTDKAMDGLKMKLQAAYKASGGKKVNIVSHSMGGLLVQCFMSLHADVFKKYINKWICIACPFQGAPGCINDSLLTGLQFVYGFESFFFVSRWNMHQLLVECPSIYEMLPNANFKWKQLPLVLVWRKQSGETEEVELEEFDATKCASLFEEALRNNELNYNGKSVALPFNFEIFKWAADTRQILDKAQLPNTVSFYNIYGISFDTPFDVCYGSETSPIGDLSEVCHTMPEYTYVDGDGTVPAESAKADGFAATARVGIKATHRGLLKDERVFQLLKQWLGVSEKSQQRHSTSSSKVMDMFSEPAPVHLASRDLF